ACTTTTAAATATAATCAAATGGATTTGAGAGTCCAATTGAGAAATGTTATCTACTTCTATTATTTTGTTTTTCCTACTGGATGAAACTTTCTATGAATTTTGCATATACCGGCCTTGTAATGAATATTCCAACAAGTATTCCTATTATTGTGGTGAATGCAAACCCGGAGAGAATTCCTATTCCTGCATAACCTCTGGAAAATCCAATGTAAGCTAATGGAAGCATTGCTGCAATAAGCGTAGCTGCCGATGCGAATACTATGAAGAATGCGCCTTTAATTCTCATTCTTAAAGAAGCGCTCCTTTTTCTGGATTTTTTATCTTCTTTTGAATCCCCTTTTTTTAGAACTTCATCAGTTATAATTAACTGGTCATCTACCCCCGTACCAATAGCTGCAATTATTCCTGCTATGGCAGCTAAATCTATATTCCATTGTATAATAGACGCTATTCCCAGTATTAAGAGCAATTCAGTAAGACTTGTAAATATTATTGGAATTACAAGTAAAGGAACCCTATAGCGCAAAAATATGATAATAGATACTACTATAACTGCCAGTAAACCTGCAATCAGTGCCCCTGTTCTGAATTGATCTCCTAATTCTGCTGATACACTGCTCACTCCCGCAATACTAACCTGTACCGGTAATGCACCAGACTGTAACACAGTTTGTATGGTTCTTGCTTCATTTTCTGCAGCCTCTGCGGTTTCAGCAGTTCCTGAGACTTCTATTTCAGTTACCGGTGTTCCTGTTGCCAGTCCTTCACTTAAAACTGGTGAAGATACTAATTCACCATCTAAATACATTTCTACAGGTTCTCCTGCCCTACCTTGGGCTACCTGTGCAAATCTGTTTGCTCCTTGAACAGATACAGTGAATGGCACACTCCACTGATTTCCGCTGATTTGATATGGTCGGACATTTGTTATATCAGTTCCAGTAAGGGCTGTCTGGTTATCTATTCTTGCTTCAAACACGCCCGGGGTTCCCACTACATCTGTAACTTCTTCTGGCCTCACTCCTGCAATTTCCACAATTACGTCCTGATTTCCGCTTGCCCGCACGTTTACGTCTCTTACACCAAATATGTTAAGTCGCCTGTCAAGGACTGTTACAACTGTATTCATGGTGGCCTGATCAACAGGCTGCTCTAAATGAATTTGAATAACTGATCCGCCCTCCAAATCCAGTCCCTGTTGTATACCTAACACTGAAATTGAAGTTATACTAACTATAATCAATATTATAAGTAGTATAACGCGATAATCCTTTAAAAATTCGGTGATTTTACTCATCTGCGACCACTCTCCATGTACCATCTGAGTATTCCAAGATTCATAAGCCATGTTACTAAAACGTCAGCAGTTAACCCTATTATTAAAACAGCTGCAATATTTGCAAGAACTTCTGCAGAAGGTATTAATAATATTACTACAATGTACAATGTAATCATGGCGCTTATTGATGTAATGGCCATTGTAAGCCCTGTTTTCATTGCGTCGATTGCTCTTTCTGTAATTGTTCCTTCCCTACGTTTTAATACGCGCGTTGTAAGTAAAACGTCCGTATCTACACTGTATCCAATAAGCAAAAGCAAAGCACCAACTGATCCAATGGATAAAGGTATTCCAAATAAGGACATTCCTCCTGCAGCTATGATAATATCAGATAATGCCGCTAAAATTACAGCCATCGAGGGCACAAAACTCCGGAATATGATAAATATAGTTACAGCCATGAATAGGAATGCAAATCCTATCGCCCAGTAAACCTGTATTAATGCTTCTGAACTTAAAACAGGTCCTACAGATCTAAAGCTCTGTATAACTGCTGTTCCATTTAATGTATTTGCTAAAGTTTCGTATTTTACTTCTCCACCCATTTCTACAGTAGCTTGTGTAGAGCTAATTGAATTAACATCAACCTCAGTTAATCCCAGATCACCACCAATTAGACTTTCTAATTCAGTTTGAGTTATTGGGTGTTGAAGCTCTAGATCAACTATTGTACCTCCCTGTAATTCTATTCCCTGATCTAAACCATTGAAAGCTAATATGGCCAATGCAATTATGGTTATAATAACTGGAATTGCAATTAATGATTTATAAGATTCCATGATTTCTTCAATTTTCATAAAATCACTGGTTAAACAAAATTTAGAAATTATAATTTTCCTAAATTTGGAATTATATGGATTTTTTTTGACTGGTCGATGATCAGACCACCAGACATTTATTAATTATTTTAATTTTTATATTAATTATTATTTATGGCAAAATGAATAAAAAAGTCAATGAAACCCTTAATAATTCTTATTCAAATTTTACATGAAAAATAAATTAGATATTTCCACTTAATAATAAAATTTTATATTCTAATTTCAAAGAGCAATTTAAGGTGCTTAAATTCATTTTACTGAACTTGTTGACAGCTGAATCCCATTTAATATCATTAAAAAAAAAATTATTTTTTTATTTATGATATCTATAATTAGCTGCTAATTTGCTGGTTACTACTAGTTTAGCCCTCAATAGTTCTTCATCTACATGTTCGCTTTTTTTGACTGCAAGTTCTATTTTTCCCAGCAAAGACTCTAAATCAGAGGGTTTACATTTATACGCCTCATTTAATAAATTAAGATTTGTATTCTTCACTTTAGTTCAAACCTCAATCTTTTTAATGTTTTATTTTATGTATTTTATAATACTTTAATTTTAAGTTTTATTACGTTACGTGGTGTAAATAAAAAATTCTATGAGCAAAAAACAAAATAATTCGCGAAACGAGATTTAAGCTCTCAGCCATAGTTTTGTTCCTTAGACACTATATATTATTAAATATTCATTATGACAGACAGAACCTGTATCTTTA
This genomic stretch from Methanobacterium sp. harbors:
- a CDS encoding protein translocase subunit SecF, whose product is MKIEEIMESYKSLIAIPVIITIIALAILAFNGLDQGIELQGGTIVDLELQHPITQTELESLIGGDLGLTEVDVNSISSTQATVEMGGEVKYETLANTLNGTAVIQSFRSVGPVLSSEALIQVYWAIGFAFLFMAVTIFIIFRSFVPSMAVILAALSDIIIAAGGMSLFGIPLSIGSVGALLLLIGYSVDTDVLLTTRVLKRREGTITERAIDAMKTGLTMAITSISAMITLYIVVILLIPSAEVLANIAAVLIIGLTADVLVTWLMNLGILRWYMESGRR
- a CDS encoding preprotein translocase subunit SecD gives rise to the protein MVHGEWSQMSKITEFLKDYRVILLIILIIVSITSISVLGIQQGLDLEGGSVIQIHLEQPVDQATMNTVVTVLDRRLNIFGVRDVNVRASGNQDVIVEIAGVRPEEVTDVVGTPGVFEARIDNQTALTGTDITNVRPYQISGNQWSVPFTVSVQGANRFAQVAQGRAGEPVEMYLDGELVSSPVLSEGLATGTPVTEIEVSGTAETAEAAENEARTIQTVLQSGALPVQVSIAGVSSVSAELGDQFRTGALIAGLLAVIVVSIIIFLRYRVPLLVIPIIFTSLTELLLILGIASIIQWNIDLAAIAGIIAAIGTGVDDQLIITDEVLKKGDSKEDKKSRKRSASLRMRIKGAFFIVFASAATLIAAMLPLAYIGFSRGYAGIGILSGFAFTTIIGILVGIFITRPVYAKFIESFIQ